Sequence from the Nocardiopsis sp. YSL2 genome:
GAAGCGGGGGTGTCAGCTGAGGTCTCGCGTCTCTTTCACGCGCTTTCCCGGAGGGCTGGGAAAGCGACCCGGCCCCGGATCACACCGGGGAGAAGAGTTCGTGAGCACGCACCACTGCTCCGCCTGGGAGCTGTTCGGTTCCGCCTCGTTCCTGCGCGCCTTCACGCGTGTGATCGGGTGCGGGCCCTGCTCCACGGACGGAACCGCCCAGGGCTGCGCCGGCCATTCCGAGCAGTTCTGCGACTACGTCGACCTGTGCGCCGAGCACTGCCCGTGCCCGGTCCACCAGGGCGACCCCGACAGCGTCCTCGCCGTGCGTATGCGACGCGCGGCGCCGCGGGACGGCTCGGTGGACCGCACCGCGGCCCACCGGCTTCGTGATGCCCTGGACGACATCCGCCGCGACCGCTCCTACAAGAACCTGCGGCGCGTCTACCCCCAGCACGCCGCCAACGGCACGGTGCGCTGCGCCTTCTCCGAGCGCCCCCGGCGCTGGGCCCAGCGCCGGGACGTGGCGCGGGTGGCCACCGACGTGGTCGAGCAGGAGGCGCTGGCCATGCTGGTGCTCACCGCGGGCTGGGGCAACCCCGCCGCCGACCTGCCCGAGGAGATCCACCAGGGCGAGAACGCCTCCTTCACCGAGGACGGCAGCGCCGTGCCCGTCGCCGACCTGCACGGGCGCTCCCTCACCGCGGTCAAGGAACCGCCCATGGTCTCCACAGCCACCGGCGACTACCTCCTGCGCAAGCTCGCCGAACTGGCCTGCGGCCGCGACGCCGACCCGGGCCGCACCCCCGACCAGCGCCGACGGCTGCTCCTGCGGCAACTGCTGCCGACCATCAGCGGCGAGGACGTGGCCCGTCGGCTCACGGGCGTGCTGGGCCGGATGGCCGTGGACATGCCCGACCACTTCCACCTGGTGCAGCAGGCGCGCGGCCGGGCCCGCAGCGCGCCCTACGCCCCGGTGCCGGACACGCACGGAACGCGGCCGGACGCGCCCACGAGGCGGGAGGTCCTGGACGCGGTGGAACGGGACTGGCTGGCCCGCACCGCGCGCACCCTCGCCGACCGGGCCCAGCAGGAACGCGCGGTCTTCGACGCCGACCCCCAGGGCGCGCTCGACTCCCTGCTGCGCGACGTGCTCGACGAGGGCGGCCCCGGAGAGGCGGTCGCGCACGCCGGAGCCCGGAGCGGGTCCGCGCGGGGTGCGGCCGTCCCCGGAGCCGCGGCCCCGGACGTGCCCTCGCGGTGGGTCGGCGCCCAGGACGACGCCGACCTGCGCGCCGACCTGTTGGAGGCATTGGCCGAGGCCATCGACGGGTGAGGACGGCACCGCCCGGCGGGCCGCGCGTCCCGCTCCCGGTCGGGGCCCCGGCCCGGCGCGGACCGGCGGCGCGCGGGTCGCGGTGGACGGGTGCTCACCCTGCGCCCGGCTGCCCCTGCCCGACACCGAAGCGGGTGGTGAGCGGGGGCAGGACCGGGTACTCCGCGAACTCGCGCAGCGACATCACCCGCGTGCGGTCCCAGGGCAGGCGGCCCCGCCAGCGGCCGGCCAGGCACACGTCGACGGCCTGGTCGACCTCCCGCCACCGCCGGGGGTCGGCCCGTCCGCCCAGGCGCCGGGCCACCAGGGCCAGGCCGAACCCGTCCAACAGCTCCCGCACCTGTTCGACGCCGGCCCGGGTGACCCCGGCGTCGGGCGCGAGGTCCACCGCGCGGGCCCGGCGGTCCACCAGGTACAGCTCGGGGCGCAGGTGCACGCTGCCCATGCCCAGCGACTTGCCCATGCCGACCTTGTGGGCGTACTCGGGGTCGGCGGGGTCGCCGCCGTCGACCGGGTTGTCCAGCAGCAGGGCGCGCAGCAGCACTCCCAGTTCCGCGTCGGTGAGATTGGTGAAGGTGATCCTGGAGTGGAAGGTGAGTCCGTCGCGCAGCGGGATGATATCGCGCTGGGTGTCCCTGGGCGGCTCGCCCTGGTGTCCGGCGGGCAGGACGGTCAGGCCGAGCTCCTCCTGGGCGCGCTCGTCGTAGCGCACGGGCGAGCCCAGGTCGGCGCGGTGGCGGTGCAGGTAGGCCTTGTAGCCGCCCAGGCGCACGTGTCCCTCGTGCGACCAGGTGACGATGTCGGGCCGGTCCCCCGCCTGGGTGTCGGGACCCTGCACGAGGTAGTTGGCGAAGCAGCCGCGCTGGGGCGAGAGCAGCTGCACGCGCAGGGCCGAGCCGTCGGGGTAGTCCGGGTCGGGGTCGGTGCTCAGCGCGTTGCCGAAGGAGACCCGGCCCTTGGACGCCCCGGCCTCGCCCGCGAAGGTGTCGGTGTCGCCGAACAGGGCGCGGCACACGTCCACGGGCCGGCCGGCCCGCTCCTCGCGGTCGGTGTCGCCCCGCTGCGGCCCCAGGACCGGTCCGGGCACCGCCCGCCGGACGGGGCTCTCGTCGCTGACCGCGATGCGGTAGCCGCCCGAGCGGCCGAACGACACCACGCGGCCGGCCAGGTCCACGTCGAACCAGACCGGTTCGGGGCCGCGCCGGGGAAGCCCGCCCCCGCCGGCTCCCGCGACGGGTGGGCGTTCGGGGTCCTCGTGCCCGGCGCCCAGGGTGTCGGGGAAGGCGGCCCGCTGGTAGCCGGTGACCTGTTCGGCGGACTCGAAGAGCTCCACCATGGCGTCGGAGACGGGCAGGCGGCCGACGTCCAGGTTCGCGGGCCGGGGGAAGAGGTAGGCGTTGCGGCGTTCGCCCGCCGCGACCCCGGTCAGGACGACCAGGGCGCCGACGACCCCGCCCCCGCGGGCGCGGCCGGGGTGGGCGCGGGTGTGCGCCCGCAGGTAGGCCCTGGCCTGGTGTTCGGTGGGGGCGACCGCCGCGATCCTGCGCTGGCCGGGCAGGTGGACGGCGTACACCCACCGGTACTGCAGGTGCCCGTGCTGCTCGTGGGTCGTGGGCACGTAGGTTCCGCCGCGCGGCGGGTCGGGGAACTCCCTCACCCCGAAGTCCCAGGTGCGCAGGCTCTCCCGCAGGACGCCGAAGGTGACCTTGAGGGCCTGGCCGGACTCTCCGGACAGGGAGGTCGCCGGGACCTCGACCACGTACCAGCGGGCGTCGGCCGCGGAATGGAACAGGAAGCCCTGCTTGGTGCGCAGGCCCGCGCGGCGCTTGCGGTAATGGGCGTGCTGGTGGGCCATGACCTTGCGGGCCCTGGTCGACAGGGCGCTGTCGGTGCTGTGGGGGTCGATGCGCACGGGCGCGCGGAAGAACAGCATCGGGGTGTTGACCGGACCCGTCTCACCGCTGGTGAGCATGCGCACGGTGTTGCGGACCAGTCCGCGCAGGGTCGATCCCGGGATGGCGGGGAGTGCGCGGTCCCCGTGCGGGAAGCGGGTGGAGCGGCTCACGCCCGTCCGGTCCAGGGTCTGCCCGACGAACGTGGGCGTGAGCGTGGTCGCGGTGAGATCGATCCATCCGGTGCGGGTGCCGTCGACGGTGCGGTCATGGCTGCGCAGCAGGTCGGCGGTGCGGTGTCCGGTGTGCAGGTCGTCGGCGGGCATGGGGGTGTCGGCGAGCCGGACCAGCCCGTAGGGGGCCGTGGCGCGGAAGCGGTCGGCCCGGTGGCCGCCGGCGGTCGGGGATCGGGACGTGTCGCCGAGCCGGGCGGCGACGTCGCGGGGGTCGGCCATCAGCGGTCCGCTTCCTGGATCTGGTCTCCGGTACCGGCGTCGAACTCCGGCCCTGTGGGCTTGGTACCCGTGTACAGGCCGGTCAGCCGGTGGAAGGCCACTCCCACCGCACCGGTCTCGGGATCGCTCGCCCAGTACTCGCGGACGGTCAGCCAGGTGCCCGTGCTCTCCAGGGCGCTCCGACCGCCGGCCTCCGGGCGTGCCCTGCCGGAGAAGTCGTGCCAGCGCACGGGGAGGACGGCCTGGGCCCCGGAGGGTTCGGCGGTCACCGACACCGGCACCGTGCCCGGCAGGGTGCGGCTGTGGCCGGGGCCGTTCCACCCCTGGAGGAGGAAGGACCGGTCGCGCGGCCGCAGGGGGTCGTCGGGGGCCTCGGGGAGGTCGGGGGCGTCGCCGCTGATCCACCCCGCTTCGGCGCCCTCGCCCAGCCGGATCTGGGCGTGGGGGCCGAACACGAGCACTTCCAGGACCCGCCAGCGGTCGGTGTCGGGGTCCAGGGAGGGTGCGGACAGGTGTGCGGTGGGCTCCTCGTCGGAGCGGCGCCAGCGGTCGTGCGGGCAGGCTCCGGTGACGCGGCCGTCGCCGAACTCGGCGATCAGCCACTGCGGGGCCGCTGGATCGCCGGTGAGGCCGTCGGTTCCGGAGTCGAGCAGTCGGCACCGGACGCCGCGCACGAAGACGTCGTGCAGGACGTCGTCGATCTGGCGGCCGGTCAGGGCTCGGACGACGAGAGCGGCGGGGTGTGGCGGGTCGTGGTTCACCGGTGCGGCTCCTCCTCCGATGCGGTGCTGTGGGATGGGCCGGCGGCGGCCGGGCGGTCCGGGCCGAGCCTGGCACGGAGCGCGACCAGCCAGCGCCGGGCGGTCCGGCCGTCCTCGGTGTCCGGGTGGCGGACGGCCTCCAAGACGTCGACGGTGTGTGGTGGTCCTCCGTCGCCGGGCACGGTGGTCAGGGACGCTCGGGTGGCGGTGAGGCGGCCGTTGCCGCTGCCGCCGCCGGAGCCGAGGGTGTCGAAGGGGACCGTGGCCAGCTCGCGCACCACCAGTGCCAGCATGCCCCGGACGGCGTCGTCGGGGTCGCGCACGTCCAGCACGACGTCGGCGCTGCCGCCGCAGTGCAGGTCGCTCGTGTACAGGCGGCCGTCGACGGCGTCGCCGAACAGGGCGTCGACGGTGAGCCGGGTGGTCGTCAGTGGCGCGCCCCCCGTGATGGCCGGTGCGGCCCGCAGCCGGATCCTGGAGGGCTGGGGCCGCAGGCCCACCGATGAGGGCGGTAGCTCAGCCCCCCGCGAAGCACCCCCCTGAGCGAAGGCGGGCGACGGGCGGGGGCCGCTCTCCTCGGCGTCGGAGCCCCACCAGGACGCGTTCCAGGCCCGCCACCGTGCCGGGTCACCGCCCAGGTGCTCCGCGGCGTCCCTGGCCAGGCGTTCGCCGATCCGTTTGACCAGGGCGAACAGCGCGGTGTCGCCCAGGACGGGCACGAGGTCCACGTCGACCCCGTCGTCGGCGGCGGGACGGGCGGATCGGGCCGGTGCGGCGGGAGCCGGGCGGTACCGGTGGGCGCGGTCGACCTCGCCGAGCCTCCCGTCGGCGGGGGCGTCGCCGATCATGAGCAGGCCGGGGCGCAGGCCGGTCCCGTCGGGGTCCGCGGCCCCGGCGTCCGATGCCCGCGGGCCCGGGTGCTCGGCCACGGCCAGCCGCAGCCGGAGTTCGGCCCGGTGGCGGCGGTCGGGGTGGCCGGCGGCGACGGCTCTGGCTCGGGCCGCGACCGGGGCCGGGCCGACGGTGTCCAGGCACCGTGTCAGCGCGTCGGCCGCGTCGGCGGCGCCTCCCGCGGTGCCGCCCGGTGCGGCGGCCTCGGCCCAGCGCTCCTCCCAGGTGCGCGCGTGGTAGGCGAACCAGCCGCGCTCCCCGGCGAGGTCGTGGCGGCGGGCGTTCCAGTGGGCGGCGCGCATCCGCCCGTATCCGCGCCCGGTCCGACCGCCGACGTGGCGTCCGGGGCCGGTGCCGTCGAGTCCGGCCGAGGCCAGGATGAGGAGGCCGAGCAGCCCGGCCTCGTCTTCGGGCCCGGGAACGTGCAGGCGCATCGGGACGGTGAACACCGTGCCCGCCGGGAGGACCTCCCACTGCCACGTCCGTCCCGGACGGACCGCGCCGGTCTCCGGATCGACGCGGGTTCCGGTGCGGACGGTGACACCGGCGCCCTCGGGAAGTTCGGCGTTGCCGTCGTCGATGTCCAGGGCGCTGGTACCGGGGCCTGGTCCGGAGCCGGCGGCCGGCGCCGCCGAGCCGAGCAGGGCCCGGGCCGGGCCAGGGCCGCCGGTGCGCTCGACCAGCTCGTGCCGCAGCAGCCCGGCCAGGGTGGTGGCGCGCAACCGCGGCACCCCGGTCCGCGGATCGCGGTCGACGAGCAGGTCCACGTCACTCTCGGCGGCGTGGCGCGGCGGGGTCTGGGCGGCACCGATGTGGGTGTCGGTGAGCAGGAGCAGGCGCAGGCCGAACTCCCACACGATCCGCGGCGTCCGGGGTGTGTCCGGCCGCCCCTCGTGGCCGTGCCCGCTCACCGCACCGGTTTCCGCTCGCCGGGAGCGGGGCGCTCGGAGTCCCGGTGGACCACGCGGGCGGCCTCGGCCAGCCAGGAGGACACCAGGAGCACGCACAGGCGATCGGCGTTGCGCCGCTCCCAGCCCAGGACGTGCTCGGTGAGGCCGCTGGGGTGCTCCGTGCGGGGGCGCCCGTCGGGGTTGGCCAGGTCCACGGCGGACAGCGCCCTGGTGTAGGCGGGGGCGGCACGGGCGTCGGGCCGGTGGTCCGGCCACCAGGCGACGGGATCGGCCAGGCCCGCCAGCCACGCGCGCACGGTGACGCGGTCGCCGTGCCCGGGCGGCACCAGGACGGCGCGGTCCAGCACGCGCAGCGCCTTCTCGTGCAGGGGGCGGCGCGCGGCCGGGGCGCCGTCGGAGCGCACCGCCACCGTGGCCACGAACTCGGCCAGCGCCAGGCCGCAGTCCTGGCCGGGGTGGGTGGCCAGGACCTCGCGCAGGCGGCCCAGCAGCCCGGGGGTGAGCGGCGCCAGCCCGGCGGCCGAGGAACGGGCCAGCGACCGCGCGTGGACGCGCACGGGCGGAGCGGCCGCGTTCCACAGCAGGGCGTCGTCGAGGGTCCGCAGCTGCCCGGTCGGTTCCAGGGGCGCCGCGGACGGGACGGGACGGCCGTCGGGCAGGGCGACGGTTCCCGGTGCGCGCGCGGCGCGGGGCACGGCCACGGGGGCGAGCGGCGCTGGTCCGCTCGGGGGCGGGGCCAGCAGGGTGAACTGCCCGTGTCCGTCCACGGCGCGCTCGCCCAGGGTGTGCGCCTCCAGCTCGCGGACGCGCTCGGTGGTCAGTTCGCGGTCCAGGCACAGGCGCACCACCGAGCCGGGACGGGCCGCCCACCGCTGGGCCATCGGGCCCCGGTAGCCCCGGTGGTAGGCACCGACCAGACCCGCCTCGACGTGCTCGGCCAGGACCCGGGCACCGACCCCCGGCCACAGGCGGTCCAGGAGGTCGAGCACCGCGCGGGCCAGGGCCTGGGGCCGGGCCTGTCCGCCGGTGCCCACGACCAGCGCCGGGGAGAGCAGCAGCAGGTCGACGGGTTCCCCGGCCGCCCACGAGCGCGGGCCGCCCAGCGGATCGGCGCGGTCGGGCGAGAGCGGGTGCGCCGGGTCGACGGGGGCCACGCTCACGTCGCCGTGGGCGCGCGTGCCGCCGGACCCGAGGGTGAGGGTGCCCTCCGCCTCGGTGAGCGCGGCGACCAGGCGTTCGGCCACATCCGCCAGGGTCGCGCGGTCGGGGGCGCGCAGCTGCCAGCGCGCCTCGAACACCTGGCCCGGGTCGATGCCGGTGGTGAAGTAGGGCAGGCCCTGCCCCGGGTCCCCGGTTCTGGTGCGGCCGAGGTAGCGCTCGGCGGTGGTGCGGACCTCGGCGCGCAGCGCGCGGTCCAGGGTGATCAGGTCGCGTACGGGACGGTAGGGGGTGTCGGGGTCGGTCTCGCCGAAGACGTCGGCCGTGGTCCGGCCGTGTTTGCCGGGTGTGTACAGGTAGGCCGGGGGCGGGTAGGCCGCCGCCGCGCGCGGGTTCGACCCGTCCGGCGCCGCCACGTCCCCGGGTTCGAGCCGGGGGTAGGCGGGAGCGAAGCGCACCCGTCGGCCCCGGGCCACCCACTCCTGGAGTTCGCGGGTGCGTCCGGCCGCGCTCAGGGCGGCGGCGAGCATGCCGCGCTGGGCACGCCCGCCGATGACGTGCTCGGAGTCCACCCGCAGCGGGTCGAAGGACGTGCGCACGGCCAGGGAGCCGGTGAGCACGAACCGGAGGGGGAGGTAGGCGCCCACGGCGACATCGGGGGCGTTCACCTCGGCGCCCCCGGAACGGGCGGTGGTGTTCGGGGTCCGGGGACACGGCCGTGCACGGCCGCCCGGGAACCGTGTCCCCGGCGGCGCGGCCGCCGCGGGGTCGGACTCGGGTTCACGGGCGCGCCTCCTGCCGCTGGTCGGACGCCCCCGGGGCCGGGGGCGCGGCCAGGCGCAGGGTCGCGGCGTGGGGATCGGCGCCGTGGGGCCCGGCCAGCCGTACGTCCACCCTGCCTCGTCCGCGGGTGGCCTTCAAGCCGATCTGGGTGGTGGCCAGGCAGGCGCGGGCCAGAATGCGCCAGTGTTCGGGCCCGGGCGAGACCGACCAGGTGAGCGCGGCGGTCAGGACCAGCCCGGGCAGGAGGACGCGGTGGGTGCGCAGCCCGCCCGGGACCGGAGCGCCGTCGGGGCCGACCGCCGTGGCCGACTCCAGCGCCGTGAACGCGTCGGTGACCGCGCGGCGCAGGGTGGAGCGCTCGGGTTCGGCGCGACCGGCCAGGGCGCGGGCGACCGCGGCGCGCACGTCGTCGTCGACCACGGCGTGGCCCAGGCGCAGGATCCGGCCGGGGCCGTGCGAGCGGCTGCGTCCGAAGACGTCCCCGGCCGGGCCCGCCAGGTCGGCGGCGACCTGCGACGCGCGACCGGCACCCTCGGACAGCCGTGCCGCCAGGCGGTGCCGTGGCAGGTAGGGCAGCCCGTGGGCGTCGGTGACGACGTCGGTGTCGGCGCCCGTGCCGTCCGCGCTGGCCCCGACGAACAGCGCCGGTGCGGCCAGGCGGACGACGATCCGGTCCGGTGCGCTCACAGCGGTGCGCCCGTCGGTCCGGAAGGAGGGCCACCGGCCCCTGTCCGCCCTCGGTCCTGGGGCCGGTGGGGTTCGAGGGCCGCCGCCAGGCCCGGATCCAGGTGCAGGTCCATCACCTCGACGGCGTCGAGCAGGGCGCCGGGGGTCCAGTCCCGGGGCAGTGCGGTGCGGACCCCGCTCGCCCGGGCGCGGCGGTGGAGTTCGGCGGAGGGGTCGCCTCCCGCCTCCAGGAGCGGGACCAGGGACGAGACCAGCCAGCTCCGGTGCCGGGTGTCGCCGTCGGCGAGCAGGCTGCCCGGAGCGCAGGGGGACAGGTAGCGGTCCAGGAAGTCGGCGAAGGCGGCCCCGGTCAGCGGCAGCGCGGTGCGCGGCGGCGCGGACGAGCGCGCCCGGTCCAGGCGGCGCAGCACGCGGTCCACGCCGTCGAAGCGCGTCGTCCAGGCCACGGCGTGGTCGTCGGGGGCACCGCCCTCCACCCGTTCGACCCTGTGGTCCTTGGCGCGGCGGCACATCGCCTCGCACAGGTCGTAGCCCAGGGACAGGGGGGCGCCGACGGGCTGGACGGCGATGCCCACGCCGACCGTGGGCACGAACGTGGTGTGCGTCCCGTCCGCCCCGGTGACCGCCCGGGCGTCCGCCCCGCCGTGCGCACGGGCCAGCGCGCGGTGCAGGGCCACACGGGGGTCGCCCGCGGCACCGATCCGCTCGGGGTCGGCGTCCAGCCAGTCCAGGGCGTAGCGGGTCAGGCTCAGGGCCAGGCGGGCGTCGCAGAGCACGGTGAGGTCGTCCCCCGCGACCACGATCGGGCGCACGGGCAGGCGCACGGTCCCGGTCGGCGAGCGGTCCAGGGTGAGGGGTGCGGCCGCCCCGGAGCCGGGCACGGTCGCGCCCTGCCCGGGGTCGGCGCGCACGGTGGCGGCCACGGCCCGGACCAGGGCACGGGCCAGGCCCTCGGTCAGACCCGCGATGCGGGTGGACAGGCGGCGCTGGGCGGCCGCGCCGGAGCCGGGGACCCCCGGGTCCCCGGCGCGGTCGCGGTACTCGCCCAGGATGACGCCGAGCCCGTTGACGTCGATGTGCACGACCGCGATCCGGCTGAGGTCCCCGTGGTCGCGGCCGAGGCGGTCGATCTCCATCGGCAGTTCCAGACGGGGCCGGCCGGTGGCGGTGGCGGCGCCCGCCAGCCAGGCCGCGCTGTGCGCGCGGTGCCAGCGCCGGCCGATCCCCCGGGCCCGGGCGACGTCGGCCGCGACGCGCTCGGGTACTCCGGCGCGCTCGTCCTGGGCGCGGCTGCTGTCGACCGACTCCGCGGGGCCGCCGCCGACGGAGCACACGGCGGTGATCCCGTAGCCGCGGGCGGGAGTGTGCAGCGCCGACATCCGCCGCCGGGCGGTCCGCAGGCGGACGGGGAGCCGTTCCAGCGCCTCGTCCACCCCCCGGGGTGTCTCCCCCGCCGCGGACCCGGCCGACGCGTCCGGCCCGTAGGGCACGTGCGCCACGACCGGGGTGAGATCGCCGGCGCGGTCGCGCAGCAGGCGCGTGTAGCGGGCGGTGAAGGCGCGGGCCGCCGAGGAGTCGGGCAGGACCACGGTGAGCGCCCCGCCCGCGTCGCGCAGGACGACACAGTCCTCGGGGACCAGGTCGGCGATGCCGTGGCGGGGGTCGGAGGTGTCGGTGAGCTCGGCGACCAGTGCGGCCCGACCCACCGCGTCCAGGATGCGGCGGCCGCTGTAGACGTAGGCCTGGATCCCGCGCAGGTCCACGCCGACGACCACGCCGCGCTCCGGCGGCCGGGCGGGGGCGGCCCCTCCCGGGCGGCGGGGCGGCTGCTCGCTGGCGCGCGTCACCGTGTCGAGCTCCTCGTCGTCGGGTCCGTCGGGTCCGGATGGTCGGGCCACGGCCCGGCCCGGTCCGGGCGGGTGCGTGGCACCCCTCGCGCGCAGCGGGGGCCGCACGCGCGAAGGGCTCTCTCCCGCCCTCTCTCGGACGATGGCGGCCGCCGGCATCGAGCGGAACACCACCGATACCAGCCCTGCGTCCTTGAACAGTATCCAGATATGGGACTCGGGCCCACGTCCCGTTCTCGTGTGCGCCCGGGGCGGTGCCGGACGCGCCGCCCGGTACCGCTCGCGCGGCCACGGCCCAGCACCCCGGGCATCCCTTGCGCCAGAGGTGTCCCGTTCCGGCCGGGGCGGGCGGCCGCCTCGCTGTCCGAGAGAGCTGGATGCACGTCCCCACCCCCGCTACGGAGGTTCCCATGGTGGCCCAGCACCCAGCCGAGCCGGTCGCCCGCCAGGGCCGCGACCTGACCGACCCCGCGGCGGCGCCGCCGCCCCTGTCCGTCCAGGACCTGGTGCCGCACCTGCGCGGGCTGGCCCGCACACTGCGCGACCAGGACGCCGGACCGCCGGACCGGGCACGGCGGCACGCGTGAGGGCGCGCTCCGGTGCCTCCCGCCCCCGTCCACGGGGCGGGTGGCACCGGTGCGCGCGTCCGGGGCGTCGCCGTGCCGGCACCGGCCCCCGCTCCCGTCCTCGAGCGGGAACCGGCGATCGTGGGGATTCAGTCGAAGAGCGTTCCGCCGAACTCCTCGGCCTCGGCCACCGCGTGCGAACGTGCTTCGGCGGGGCGCCGGGACCCGGCCGGCCGCGCCACCCGGTGCGGTGACCGGTGCGCCCGTGCCACCGGGGCCCCGGAGGTGGAGCGCTCACTGGTCACGGTGTCCACGCGCAGGGCGCCGAACCCCTGGGCCGTGTACTTGCCCGCGCCGGCCAGCTCCAGGAGTTCGAGCAGCGCGGCGAAGGCGTCGGCGTGGTCGCGGTCCCCGCCGACCAGATCGAGGGTGAACCCGCCCTGCCAGCCCAGGACGGTCCGGTTCTCGGCGTGGCGGTGCTCCGCCAGCCGCAGCTCCTGCCCCTGCAGCGGTGACCGGCGCACCCGCGCCAGCCCTTCCTGGACGAGTTCGAGCCAGGGTTCGGCCAGGTCCGGCGACGCGAACCGCGCGACCGCCCCCACGGCGCCGCTGCCCCCGACGATCCCGCCGCCGGACCGGTGCACGGCACCGAACAGGCGGCGCGGGTGGGGCCAGATGTGCGGGATGCGCTCCCCGGAAGCGTCGCGGGTGGTCATCACCACGGGGGTGCAACTGCGCACCTCGGCCGAGCGCAGCGCGGAGGGGCCGCGCGGCGCGGTCAGCACCTGCGCGTAGGTGTGGTCGAAGGTCCTGGTGACCGACAGCGGCTCCAGCAGGTGGTCGCCGATCCGCTGGGGTTCACCCACCAGGTCCACGGGGTCCACCGGGGGCGGCACCCCGTCGTCCAGCCACGTCAGGGTCCAGTGGTACAGGTGGTCGCCCAGCGGGACGGGCCAGCCGTTCATGGACCAGCGCTTGGCCGCGGCGTGCTCCCGCGGCGGCTGCGGCCACCAGAGGTTGAGCAGTCCGTGGCAGTCCTCCGCCCGGATCGGCCTCGCCGCGTCGGCCAGGTCGCGCAGGATCACCGTCCACCGTCTCGGCACGGGCGACACCCCTCTCCCCTGCTCGTGCGGACGGCCGTGCACCGCCCGCGGATCACCGAGGACCACTCTCGGACAGTGGCGCGCCGCGGGCGGGATCAACCCTGCGCCATCTCCAGCATCCGCAGGACCGTCCGCCAGTTGCGCGCGGTGACCGCACCGGCCGTGTACCTGCCCACGACGTCCGGCAGCTTGGCGAAGCGCAGGCCCTGCTCGTGGCATGTGTAGACCTCGGTGTCGGTGGCCGCCAGGCGCTCGCGCGGGTACGCCGACAGGTCCACCGCGCGCAGGGCCGCCGTGTCGAAGGGGGCGGTACCGAACAGGACCAGGAACCGTGCCGGGTCGGGCACCTCCAGGGGGTTGGCCGCCACCACGGCCCGCATCCGCTCGGCGGAGCGCACGACGGTCGGCACGTCCATCCCGAACCGCTCCCGGACGGCCGCGGTGATCGCCGAGGCGACGGCCTCGCCGTCGTCGGTCCCGGTGCTCAGGACGGCGTTGCCGCTCTGGACGTAGGTGGCCGTGTCCGTGTAGCCCAGCCCGGTGAGCAGGTCCCGCAGGTCGGCCATGGGCAGGCGCCGGTGGCCCCCCACGTTGATCCCGCGCAGGAACGCGACGTACCTGGTCATCAGAGCCTCCGGTACATCACGTGCAGGCCCACGAAACCCTGGACCGGGTGCCGGAACGCCTCGGGAACGGTGGTGAGGATCTCGAAGCCCAGCGACCGCCACAGCGCGACGGCGCGGGTGTTGGTCTCCACCACCGCGTTGAACTGCATGGCGCGGAAGCCGTCGGCGCGCGCCCGCTCCACGGTGTGCTCGCACAGGGCGCGCCCGATCCCCCGCCCGCTGTGGTCGGGGTGGACCATGAACCCGGCGTTGGCCACGTGGGAGCCCCCGCCGGCCTGGTTGGGGTGGCTCTCGGCGGTGCCGACGACGGTGCCGTCCTCGTCGACGGCGACGAACGTGCGTCCCGGCGCCCGCTTCATCCACGTGTCCCGGGCCCGGTCCTCGTCGATGCCGGGGTCCCAGGTGAAG
This genomic interval carries:
- a CDS encoding TIGR03986 family CRISPR-associated RAMP protein, encoding MADPRDVAARLGDTSRSPTAGGHRADRFRATAPYGLVRLADTPMPADDLHTGHRTADLLRSHDRTVDGTRTGWIDLTATTLTPTFVGQTLDRTGVSRSTRFPHGDRALPAIPGSTLRGLVRNTVRMLTSGETGPVNTPMLFFRAPVRIDPHSTDSALSTRARKVMAHQHAHYRKRRAGLRTKQGFLFHSAADARWYVVEVPATSLSGESGQALKVTFGVLRESLRTWDFGVREFPDPPRGGTYVPTTHEQHGHLQYRWVYAVHLPGQRRIAAVAPTEHQARAYLRAHTRAHPGRARGGGVVGALVVLTGVAAGERRNAYLFPRPANLDVGRLPVSDAMVELFESAEQVTGYQRAAFPDTLGAGHEDPERPPVAGAGGGGLPRRGPEPVWFDVDLAGRVVSFGRSGGYRIAVSDESPVRRAVPGPVLGPQRGDTDREERAGRPVDVCRALFGDTDTFAGEAGASKGRVSFGNALSTDPDPDYPDGSALRVQLLSPQRGCFANYLVQGPDTQAGDRPDIVTWSHEGHVRLGGYKAYLHRHRADLGSPVRYDERAQEELGLTVLPAGHQGEPPRDTQRDIIPLRDGLTFHSRITFTNLTDAELGVLLRALLLDNPVDGGDPADPEYAHKVGMGKSLGMGSVHLRPELYLVDRRARAVDLAPDAGVTRAGVEQVRELLDGFGLALVARRLGGRADPRRWREVDQAVDVCLAGRWRGRLPWDRTRVMSLREFAEYPVLPPLTTRFGVGQGQPGAG
- a CDS encoding RAMP superfamily CRISPR-associated protein; its protein translation is MSGHGHEGRPDTPRTPRIVWEFGLRLLLLTDTHIGAAQTPPRHAAESDVDLLVDRDPRTGVPRLRATTLAGLLRHELVERTGGPGPARALLGSAAPAAGSGPGPGTSALDIDDGNAELPEGAGVTVRTGTRVDPETGAVRPGRTWQWEVLPAGTVFTVPMRLHVPGPEDEAGLLGLLILASAGLDGTGPGRHVGGRTGRGYGRMRAAHWNARRHDLAGERGWFAYHARTWEERWAEAAAPGGTAGGAADAADALTRCLDTVGPAPVAARARAVAAGHPDRRHRAELRLRLAVAEHPGPRASDAGAADPDGTGLRPGLLMIGDAPADGRLGEVDRAHRYRPAPAAPARSARPAADDGVDVDLVPVLGDTALFALVKRIGERLARDAAEHLGGDPARWRAWNASWWGSDAEESGPRPSPAFAQGGASRGAELPPSSVGLRPQPSRIRLRAAPAITGGAPLTTTRLTVDALFGDAVDGRLYTSDLHCGGSADVVLDVRDPDDAVRGMLALVVRELATVPFDTLGSGGGSGNGRLTATRASLTTVPGDGGPPHTVDVLEAVRHPDTEDGRTARRWLVALRARLGPDRPAAAGPSHSTASEEEPHR
- the cas6 gene encoding CRISPR system precrRNA processing endoribonuclease RAMP protein Cas6, which codes for MSPVPRRWTVILRDLADAARPIRAEDCHGLLNLWWPQPPREHAAAKRWSMNGWPVPLGDHLYHWTLTWLDDGVPPPVDPVDLVGEPQRIGDHLLEPLSVTRTFDHTYAQVLTAPRGPSALRSAEVRSCTPVVMTTRDASGERIPHIWPHPRRLFGAVHRSGGGIVGGSGAVGAVARFASPDLAEPWLELVQEGLARVRRSPLQGQELRLAEHRHAENRTVLGWQGGFTLDLVGGDRDHADAFAALLELLELAGAGKYTAQGFGALRVDTVTSERSTSGAPVARAHRSPHRVARPAGSRRPAEARSHAVAEAEEFGGTLFD
- a CDS encoding DUF1697 domain-containing protein; the encoded protein is MTRYVAFLRGINVGGHRRLPMADLRDLLTGLGYTDTATYVQSGNAVLSTGTDDGEAVASAITAAVRERFGMDVPTVVRSAERMRAVVAANPLEVPDPARFLVLFGTAPFDTAALRAVDLSAYPRERLAATDTEVYTCHEQGLRFAKLPDVVGRYTAGAVTARNWRTVLRMLEMAQG
- a CDS encoding GNAT family N-acetyltransferase, which codes for MQIRDARSDDWPGIWAFLSGIVAAGDTFTWDPGIDEDRARDTWMKRAPGRTFVAVDEDGTVVGTAESHPNQAGGGSHVANAGFMVHPDHSGRGIGRALCEHTVERARADGFRAMQFNAVVETNTRAVALWRSLGFEILTTVPEAFRHPVQGFVGLHVMYRRL